Within the Dolichospermum compactum NIES-806 genome, the region CCTAAAATTGCCGTTGTTAGTAGTAAAAAACTGCCCCAACCAGGGGGAAATAAATTAATATGCCCAGCATTAGCTATTTGGGGACGGTGACGGCTTTTCCACAGTTGCAATCCCTTAAAGAAACCAATGATTAATAAAGCTATTCCAGCTACAACTACTAACCAAAAGAAGTCCGGGTGAATTAATAAGTAGAGTTTGCCTGTTAGCCAATATTTCAACATGAGAATACCCCAAGCTGTAATGGCTAATACATCTAACCAAGGGGTGAGTTTATTTGGGGCTTTAGTTTGGGAATTCAGCATTTTTGGGTATCACAGATGATAGAGGCAGGGGACAGGGAGTAGATGAATAGAAATTACTGACTACCTTTTTCTTAATCTTCAGTTACTATATTCCCACTTTCCTCGGGTTTAAACCCTATACCTCACACCCCACATTTCCGAGATAAAGGGGAAAATTCTGATAAAAATGGGACTGAATCTCAATTAGATCACGTGTAGATTCAGAAATAAGGTGAATAAGAGCGTCAATTGTCCAGCTAAGAAAAATAGATAGATCAGAGCTTTGGGCTTAAAAATTGATAGCATCAAACCAATACCTTTAATATCAATCATCGGTCCAAATACTAAAAATGCTAACAATGACCCGCTAGTAAAAGTGGAAGCAAAAGACAGGGCAAAAAAGGCATCAACTGTAGAGCATATTGATACAACTGCTGCTAATACTAGCATGGCTAAAATCGAGCTAATTGGTCCAGCCCCAAGACTAAGAATCAAGTCACGGGGGGCTAAAACTTGGGTAGCGGCAGCGATCGCACTTCCTAATACCATGACTCCCCCTAATTCCCGGAGTTCTTGGACAATATTATCTAAGAGGGAGCGGAGTTTCTCTGATAAGGGTTTACTGAGGTTAGAAATTGCCGCAACTTCACTGTAATTATTGTCTATGCGTTGTGATGCTCCTGTTCTGCCGCCGAGGATATATGTTCCCGATTGCAATAAACTCGGTGTATTAGTTTGGGGTTGTAATTGAGATTTTTGTCCCCTACGGTTTGTTTTTGGTGGTGCTGGGGGGTTAAATTTGAGATAGCGGGCGATCGCTGGCTGGAGAAAAGGAACTAAATCTGGTTGAAAACTGAAGATAAAACCAATAATAGTCGCAATAGCCAGGGAAAATACCACTCTTAACACTACTATTTCCGGTTGATCACGGAATGCCGTCCAAGTTGACCAAATTACAATGGGGTTAATTGTTGGCGCTGCTAATAAAAAGCCAATTGCTACTGGTGTGGGTACTCCCTGCATCAATAACCGTCGTGCCACAGGCACATTACCACACTCACAAACTGGAAACAAAAAGCCAATCATACTGCCAAATAAAGCCCCCAATAGGGGATTTTTGGGCATTTTCTCCACCAATTTACTTTCATCAACAAATAATAGTAATAGACTGGATAAGAACACACCCAGCAGTAAAAATGGCATCGCCTCCACTAGTAGACTGAGAAATATTGTAAAACCATTGTTCAGTTGATTCATGGGCGTTGTATTCAACAGCAGTTCTGAGTTTTAGGGTTTTGTTTTGTCATTCTATGCGATCGCTCATCCTAGAGTAACCTTATGGGGATCATTAATTAAACTCTTAAAATTAAACCTCATTATAGTTCGGAAATTATAGCAGTCCCCAATAACTTGTGAAAAAATTGCTTCTCTTTTCTCTAGCACTGATAAATTTACAACTGAGAACGGCTAGATAAATCATTATACATATCTGCAAAAAAATATAGAGACATTCCATGGAACGTCTCTACAAGGATGCATGGATCAAACATATTTAATTTTTTAATTTTCATGAAATCTCATAATTTTGCCAAAGAGTATAGCATTGCGCTTGACCCTGATGTTTAGTTGGGGGGAAGACAAGCCGAATTAAACCCGTAGGCTTCTGACCACTTTTCAACTGTACCCTTACCAATAGGGATAATTTTAGTATCACCATTAGCAAAGGTTAAACGCATACGTATTTCTTTTTGGGGTGCATTTTTCAACAAATTAGCAGCCGTGCTATCAATAGCAAAGCTTGTATCTGTCATATACCAAGTGCTGGAACGTTTAGAGTTTTGAGTCCCAGTATACGTATAATCACCCTTAAATCCTCTGACTTTGGTGCTTTCGCTGCGAGATAGTTCCAGAATCTGATTATTAAGTCCTAGTTGTATAGTTTTAGGAACTAATTCTTCAAATTCCGCTTGACCGTTGTTAGGTGATGATTGGATAACCATTTTCACAAAACACCCCTCTATTTTACTACCCCAGAAAGAAACAACTACAAATCTACCGGGAAAAGGACTAGAAAATGGACCAGTCCCAGTAATAAAGCTGCTAAAGTCACTTGTCCCTTCACCGTGCCGATCTATGACAACTTTCCCTAGTGTGGCATCAACAAGTGTATCTTTGATATTGGCTACTTGGCTAAATGGAAACCCACTGCCAGCCCAATAAATGCCCTTATCTGTATTAAGTTTATCTTCCTCAATAGTAGTTTGAGCGATCCCTCTTCCTTGCCATCCATTTAAGAATCCTGTGATTACTAATGCAGTCGAAAAAATACTTAAATACTTTTTCCACATGATAATTCCCTCATCAATTTTTTTAACAGCTATAACCGGGGCAAACATTTACTGGCTGGGTTGGTGCTATATATTTAGGAGGTCTTACGGGAACACTATTAGTTGGTGATACTGGTTTAGGCGGCAGTATAGGTGGATTTACACCCCCTGTAGGCGGTTTCCGCCCGGTTAGAGAGTAAAAGATGTTAATAGGAATTGCCGCATTAAATCCTGTTTTTTGCTGCGTGGATGTTCCGGTTTCCTGTTGTCCAATTCCTGGCTTTTTCGCAGGTGTGACTGCTGGTTTTACTCCTTCTCTTGTTTCCTGTTGTCCAATTCCTGGCTTTTTCACGGGTGTGATTGGTTTTCGTCTGACTCTTGTTTCTGACTGACCAGAATCATTGTCATCTCCGCCATCTGCATCTGCCAGTCCGTGAATACCGATAACTCTACCATAAATATCAAATACAGGTCCCCCACTATTACCAATAAAGGTAGTGGCATTGTATACCAATCTGTAACCGTTATCCGCTCCAGGATTGAAAGTGACTACCTTACCTGGTGTGACAGTATATGTTCTATTCCTGCCTTTATTACGAAAAATACTGGGAAATCCGGTTACTGTAATCTCTGCCCCAATTTTTACCTCTTCGGAATTCCCTAAAGCCGCGACGGGATAATTTTCCGGGGATTCAAAAGTAACTATGGCTAAATCTGGGTCATTCTCATTTTTCTGTAATATTTGACGGTCTTTAATGGGATAATCTTTGCCATTGTGAGTACGAATTGTGTAGGTAATATCTGTGGAACAAATAACTGTTTTGCGTCCCTGTATCGCATCACAGACAACATGATTAGCTGTTAAAACCGTGTAAATTTTTCCTTGCTTATTAATAATTACACCTGAACCTCCGGGCGGGATAATATTATTATTAATTTGTACTGTAGTTTGTTCGGCAGTGTCCTCAATTTTTCCCGCATTTGCGGGCGTTAATGCGGCAATAAATACAAACATTGTCACCGCAACTGAAAAAATAGAAGAATTATTTTTCAGTATTTGGTTAAGTGGATTCATACTCACATATAAATAACCTGCATTGACATGGTATCATACCTAGTTAGTAGAATCAATGTATTTAGGCAAGGAATTTACTGTCTATCTTATAGGGGGTTTTATATAAGCGCTCATAGGTTCTTTAATAAAGCGGATGTAAAGATGCCTAAAGGTAGATTTAATCACACGGGGCATGGCAAAATCTATGGGCATTAACTTGTCCGGTAATTGCCAATCTGTAATTTGTAATAAATCGGGGGATAAATTCGGAAAGTGAATATCACTTAATTCTGGACATATTCCCAATCGTTGTGAAGCTGCAACCGTGGGAACT harbors:
- a CDS encoding permease, producing the protein MNQLNNGFTIFLSLLVEAMPFLLLGVFLSSLLLLFVDESKLVEKMPKNPLLGALFGSMIGFLFPVCECGNVPVARRLLMQGVPTPVAIGFLLAAPTINPIVIWSTWTAFRDQPEIVVLRVVFSLAIATIIGFIFSFQPDLVPFLQPAIARYLKFNPPAPPKTNRRGQKSQLQPQTNTPSLLQSGTYILGGRTGASQRIDNNYSEVAAISNLSKPLSEKLRSLLDNIVQELRELGGVMVLGSAIAAATQVLAPRDLILSLGAGPISSILAMLVLAAVVSICSTVDAFFALSFASTFTSGSLLAFLVFGPMIDIKGIGLMLSIFKPKALIYLFFLAGQLTLLFTLFLNLHVI
- a CDS encoding S1 family peptidase — translated: MNPLNQILKNNSSIFSVAVTMFVFIAALTPANAGKIEDTAEQTTVQINNNIIPPGGSGVIINKQGKIYTVLTANHVVCDAIQGRKTVICSTDITYTIRTHNGKDYPIKDRQILQKNENDPDLAIVTFESPENYPVAALGNSEEVKIGAEITVTGFPSIFRNKGRNRTYTVTPGKVVTFNPGADNGYRLVYNATTFIGNSGGPVFDIYGRVIGIHGLADADGGDDNDSGQSETRVRRKPITPVKKPGIGQQETREGVKPAVTPAKKPGIGQQETGTSTQQKTGFNAAIPINIFYSLTGRKPPTGGVNPPILPPKPVSPTNSVPVRPPKYIAPTQPVNVCPGYSC